The DNA window AGGCCATTCCCGAATGCCATCGGGGCCTTCTTGCTTTGTCAACGGTCCCGAAAGAGCTCACCGGCATTTCGTTACGCCGTCCCCTCCCTCGGGATCAGTTCCGGATGGGCCCGGCAGTACGTAACCACACAATCCGTCAAGGCGTCGAAGAGATCGTCCTTCAGATAGGGCGCCTCATGGTCGGCCAGACGCTGCACGGCTGCACGGGCCTCCCTTCTCTGCTGTCGCGACAAGCAATCGGCCGTACAGAGATGGCGTTCCAGAAAAGCCCGCTGCTTCTCGTGGATCTCGCTCCAATTGGCATTGCCGTTGCGGTGCGCCTCATCTCGAAGATTCCCCACGGCCCGTCGCAACTCCCCCTGGACTGTATCGGCCCGTCCACTATCGGGCACTAGGTGGGTCCAGAGCCACTCATACACGTCCGCCTCCAGATCGACCCGTGCATACCCGGCCGCGCGCCCAGTCGTTGCCGACTCGGTCTCTGCCTCCTGGGCCTGTACGGCGGACGGGACCGGCTCCTCCGTCCACTGGCAGAATGCCTTCGCATCCCACCGGAGTCCGTTCTCGCGGGCCGTCTCCGTCATCGGAGCTCCGTGATCGAGCAAGACCTGTGCGACCGGCCGTGGATCCTCGAACGTGTTCGTAAATGCCACTGCAAGCGGGGTCAGACCGCTCTCGTTCACAACCTGCACGCGTGCCCCCGCCTCCAGCAGCCGCGACGCCGCCTCGGCCCGATTCCTCTCTGCTGCCCTGTGGAGGGCCGTATGGCCCCCTCCCGTCTCGGGCACGTAGTTGACGTCCGCCCCGGCCCCCAGCAGCCAGTCAATCATCTCGAGAACCCCCAGCGACGCCGCAACGGACAAGGGCGTATCCCCGAGGTCGTTGTGGGCATGAACCCCCACCCTCGACACGATCTCGCGCGCCTCGGCGAGTGACCTGTCCTGCCCGTCGTAGCCCAGTGCACAATGATAGTCCCAGGGAAGCTCGTCCGGCATTTCTATCGTAGACCTGTGTCTATCATAGCAAAAACGCCCCTCTCGAATGACGGACTCAAGCCACGGGTTTCCGGACACTCTCGTGCTCCATTGCCCCCACCTAAGTCCGATCAAAATTTCGACGGACGCCGACGATTGACCGCTGAAATCCGGAACATCCCCCCGGTCCTACGGTGGCATATTCGTCCATTCGTCCTCTTCCTCCGAGCCCCTCCTTTGCTGATGGCCCTTGCCCGCGAAGACGTGGTGGATGCCCTTCGTAAGATCGTGCATCCGGACCGCGAGAAGGACATCATTCGACTCGACATGGTGAAGGACCTGTCGATTGACGGGAATCGTGTGTCCTTCACGATCGTAATCAAAGAACCTCGTTCCTCCTTCGCCCAGCAGGTGGAGGAAGCCTGTGAACGCGTGCTACACGAAGAGGTGAGCCGCGACCTCGACGTAGACGTGGAGCTCGACAACGAGATGATCCCTCTCGGCGACGACCTCACGGTCGGCGATCAGAGCGGAGAGAAGCAACAGACGAGCGGCGAGGACGGCGTCCAGAACACGATTGCCGTGGCGAGTGGGAAGGGGGGAGTGGGCAAGAGCACTGTGGCCGTCAACCTGGCCATGGCGCTCTCGGATCAGGGCTACAGTGTCGCCCTCGTCGATACAGACATCTACGGCCCCTCGGTCCCGAAGATGATGGGCATGGAAGGCGAAAAGCCCCGTGTGAATGACGAGCGGAAGATCGAGCCCCTGGAAAAGCACGGCATCAAGCTTCTGTCCATGGGCTTCATGGTCGATCCCGACAAAGCGGTCGTGTGGCGCGGCCCGATGGTCACGAAGGCCGTACGACAATTCCTCGGCGACGTGCACTGGGGCGACATCGAGTACATGATTCTCGACCTTCCCCCCGGCACCGGAGACGTCCAACTCACCGTCGTCCAGACGATTCCCCTTACCGGGGCCGTCATCGTCTCCACTCCGCAAGACATGGCGCTGGCTGATGCCCGCAAGGGAAAAGCGATGTTCGACAATGTAAACGTGCCGGTCGTCGGCATGGTGGAAAACATGGCCTACTTCACTCCGCCCGACCAGCCCGACCGCAAGTATTATCTCTTCGGGCGAGAAGGAGCCAAGGAGCTTTCCCGAGAGCTCGACGTTCCGTTCCTCGGCCAAGTCCCCATCGAACAGAAGGTACGAGAAACGGGAGACGAGGGCACGCCCATCGTGCGGGCCCATCCAGAAAGCTACTCGGCCCAAGCCTTCGACGCCATCGCCGACGAACTCGTGGAGCAGGTCGCCATCCGGAACGCCGAGTCCGACCCGACGCAAAAGGTGGAAATCCTCTACGAGTGAGGAAACTGATCTTCTGCCGGACGCGTCCGTTATTATACAACGCTGGTTTTTCCGCTATTCCCTCAACGGTCTCGACGCCCCATGTCCGACGACGTGCCTTCCCCCGACAACGCCGACTCCTCGGAACCGAACGTCGATCCCGAAATGCGCGATCAGATTGAGGAAGCACTCGACACCATCCGTCCGTACTTGATGGCGGACGGCGGATCGGTCCGGTTGCTGAACGTTACGTCCGACAACGTGGTGGAGTTGGAGCTGCTGGGGGCCTGTGGCTCGTGCCCAATGAGCACCATGACCCTCCGGGCCGGCATCGAACAGGCCCTGAAGCGCTCTGTCCCGAACGTCAAGCGCGTGGAAGCCGTAAACGCGACGGCCGCAGCGTAGAGACGCGACTCTACCCTTGCTCCTTGTCCCTTCGAGACTGCTTTAATTTCACACGATGGCAGTTCAGGCAGAGCGCAACGACTGCAGATCGTCACGACCCAACGGGGAGCGCCTTCTGAGCAACGGACGACCCTCCAATCCCTGCGAAATATCTCGTCGATTCTCAACCTGCCCAAAAATCAAAACAGTCTCTTAGATCTGTACGTCGACCCCAAGACGGAGCGTGAAGTAGCGAACCGTGTTTCCAAGCCCCCCGCTCAGATCATAAAAAACGAACCGGGGCTCAAAGAA is part of the Salinibacter sp. 10B genome and encodes:
- a CDS encoding NifU family protein, which gives rise to MSDDVPSPDNADSSEPNVDPEMRDQIEEALDTIRPYLMADGGSVRLLNVTSDNVVELELLGACGSCPMSTMTLRAGIEQALKRSVPNVKRVEAVNATAAA
- a CDS encoding ankyrin repeat domain-containing protein is translated as MPDELPWDYHCALGYDGQDRSLAEAREIVSRVGVHAHNDLGDTPLSVAASLGVLEMIDWLLGAGADVNYVPETGGGHTALHRAAERNRAEAASRLLEAGARVQVVNESGLTPLAVAFTNTFEDPRPVAQVLLDHGAPMTETARENGLRWDAKAFCQWTEEPVPSAVQAQEAETESATTGRAAGYARVDLEADVYEWLWTHLVPDSGRADTVQGELRRAVGNLRDEAHRNGNANWSEIHEKQRAFLERHLCTADCLSRQQRREARAAVQRLADHEAPYLKDDLFDALTDCVVTYCRAHPELIPREGTA
- a CDS encoding Mrp/NBP35 family ATP-binding protein, which gives rise to MALAREDVVDALRKIVHPDREKDIIRLDMVKDLSIDGNRVSFTIVIKEPRSSFAQQVEEACERVLHEEVSRDLDVDVELDNEMIPLGDDLTVGDQSGEKQQTSGEDGVQNTIAVASGKGGVGKSTVAVNLAMALSDQGYSVALVDTDIYGPSVPKMMGMEGEKPRVNDERKIEPLEKHGIKLLSMGFMVDPDKAVVWRGPMVTKAVRQFLGDVHWGDIEYMILDLPPGTGDVQLTVVQTIPLTGAVIVSTPQDMALADARKGKAMFDNVNVPVVGMVENMAYFTPPDQPDRKYYLFGREGAKELSRELDVPFLGQVPIEQKVRETGDEGTPIVRAHPESYSAQAFDAIADELVEQVAIRNAESDPTQKVEILYE